In one window of Candidatus Cloacimonas sp. DNA:
- a CDS encoding carboxypeptidase regulatory-like domain-containing protein: protein MRKRIIIAFLTACLAFSWAFLTADEVVIGSGNQMARIPLDFFYHNSLFECLYYQNELGFAQGTISRIAFYNNFVTQLSNKPTKIWLGTTTLTSLTAGWIPSSELTLVFDGEVSYPSGIHIINIELDSLFNYTGDTLVMMVQRPMESGYFSSSDNFYSQTDTITRARNAYHDTQVLDPANPPASGFVLNGQYPKIKITYTAQGIANDLACSAITSDSFVTLGAAETVQVQINNFGYEAQDNYTVKLVKEDGELLAMAAGNPIVAGQTIYQTLSWVPSTPGSYLIYADIILPGDQNPANNSSIPQNITALEAGYLNINVGSGNLTGNLPLDFTYHTSLFETIIYAPEIDTTGLITHLIFYNDFIENINGTPVIIWLGETNLVNLPLVWIPSSELSLVYYGTMSFLAGENEIIFPLSPAYNYQGQNLVLMVQRPFDYNVFNTENKFRIQSGAMQRTKYIYSDQQEHDPNAPPLYAFDSNQYPQTGFIMRPPNTGFLRGTVRNGTNLVSGATVTADANQIAYTSAAGTYSLLLSSGLHYITASFPGLNPVSREVNIIPGNTTTADFNLEVNAAEDITAPRVSTALKGVFPNPFNPATTVSFSVYRDNTPITIELYNIKGRRVTTLVNAIYSRGEQHFCFSAKDENGKDLASGIYFIQLSAPDYRKTAKVLLLK from the coding sequence GGGAACTATTTCCCGGATTGCTTTTTACAACAATTTCGTAACTCAGCTCAGCAATAAACCCACCAAAATTTGGCTGGGAACTACGACTCTTACAAGCTTAACTGCCGGCTGGATTCCTTCCTCCGAATTGACTTTAGTATTTGACGGGGAGGTTAGTTATCCTTCCGGGATTCATATTATCAATATAGAACTTGATTCCTTGTTCAATTATACAGGGGACACTCTGGTTATGATGGTTCAGAGACCTATGGAGAGTGGTTATTTTTCTTCCAGTGATAATTTTTACAGTCAGACCGATACAATAACCAGAGCCAGGAATGCCTATCACGATACTCAAGTATTAGATCCTGCCAATCCTCCTGCAAGCGGTTTTGTTCTTAACGGTCAATATCCTAAAATAAAAATTACCTATACGGCTCAAGGCATTGCCAACGACCTTGCCTGTAGCGCAATTACTTCCGATAGTTTTGTCACTTTAGGTGCGGCTGAAACAGTGCAAGTTCAAATAAATAACTTTGGCTACGAAGCTCAGGATAATTATACCGTTAAGTTAGTAAAAGAAGATGGAGAGCTTTTAGCTATGGCAGCAGGAAATCCTATTGTGGCAGGGCAAACAATTTATCAAACATTATCCTGGGTTCCTTCTACTCCTGGAAGTTACTTAATTTATGCAGATATCATCTTACCTGGAGATCAAAATCCGGCAAATAATAGTTCCATACCGCAAAATATCACTGCTTTGGAAGCGGGCTATCTTAATATCAATGTTGGAAGTGGTAATCTTACCGGCAATTTGCCTCTGGATTTCACCTATCACACCAGCTTATTTGAAACCATTATTTATGCTCCGGAAATAGATACCACGGGGCTTATTACCCACCTGATATTTTACAATGATTTTATTGAAAATATTAATGGGACACCTGTTATTATCTGGCTGGGCGAAACTAACTTGGTTAATTTGCCTTTAGTTTGGATACCAAGTTCTGAACTATCATTGGTTTATTACGGAACAATGTCCTTCCTGGCAGGCGAGAATGAGATAATTTTTCCGCTTTCTCCTGCATACAATTATCAGGGTCAAAACCTTGTTCTAATGGTGCAGCGTCCTTTTGATTATAATGTTTTTAATACCGAAAATAAATTCCGCATCCAATCCGGGGCAATGCAACGCACAAAATATATTTACAGTGACCAGCAAGAACACGATCCCAATGCGCCACCTCTTTATGCTTTTGATTCTAATCAGTATCCTCAAACGGGATTTATTATGCGTCCTCCTAACACAGGTTTTTTACGCGGCACCGTGAGAAATGGAACTAATTTAGTTAGCGGAGCAACCGTTACTGCCGATGCTAACCAAATTGCTTACACTTCTGCCGCTGGAACCTATTCATTATTATTGAGTAGCGGTTTGCATTATATTACAGCATCCTTTCCAGGATTGAATCCTGTTAGCAGGGAAGTGAATATAATACCGGGAAACACTACAACAGCAGATTTTAATTTGGAAGTTAATGCCGCAGAGGATATAACCGCTCCCCGGGTTTCTACAGCTTTAAAAGGAGTTTTTCCCAATCCCTTCAATCCGGCAACAACTGTTTCTTTCAGCGTTTATAGAGATAACACACCGATTACCATAGAGTTATATAACATCAAAGGACGCAGGGTAACTACCTTAGTTAATGCTATCTACTCCAGAGGAGAACAACATTTTTGCTTTTCCGCCAAAGACGAAAATGGCAAAGACCTTGCTTCAGGTATCTATTTTATCCAACTTTCTGCACCAGATTATCGTAAAACAGCTAAGGTGCTTTTGCTGAAGTAA